One window of the Bombus pyrosoma isolate SC7728 linkage group LG5, ASM1482585v1, whole genome shotgun sequence genome contains the following:
- the LOC122567529 gene encoding zinc finger protein 624-like has protein sequence MVVMAESNISHSPSAKNVNSSINISPTKGSSSKIKSTHPEWLNYSHGIPSKRMKQAVVTDFISLYKDKPNDKWVSPEKVTDTGNIPVTATIIPTSTLETFSNKTSMASEVIQMSTSVKRIESPVRKRPFVQIHVNLKTMISLLRNDIKAESESSNTSRNMSYNLRPVKRSSLYDFYDLLEFETFGRSRQSFKRNKSPYIFNQSRGSAPEAKCKECVVRLEKCDKLLEPTSFVSNEDEGENEKENENENEDASKQAVSKNVKEEFGGFRETGNLPLKVDTIAPKRFNEFVKSFADRSIVPQQESVEFKKKFKVNQQKIFQCHICKKSFSLKENLREHMKLFHVIYMSSICNVRYTSMNKLLTHYLRQHIVFKRRECCVCYEKFDTSVLLKRHMILHCLKTIRSKKDVPQVDVEINCNTFKKQHKCEGCRKRFWLYSCLKQHENVCRRMKVLIHKQRVPCVNHLSRSLKEPSDMDLGIVQSPDLEKMLDVPGGTTRSLENYLAPSTLTTDDTFSSSFDTAAKNKRLLNGIACVKGYQADKMNRTKFPCTTCGTQFRTFQNLCIHERTYCQTATEKCNVCNTMFSTKRLLQLHMLATHTPSCSVNYKFFCKFCNQGFVKKSNLQIHERHLHIPSLVVNSDCVLKDKPICNICHLLFESYERFIEHNMYYYKGNDFLCAICGKSFQGMYKLHHHNKLEHYPDESWKLYPYKCNICSEGFSSESHFHAHKLHVHSHDLRADETRDRDTSDQTFRMCS, from the coding sequence ATGGTAGTCATGGcagaatcaaatatttcacacAGCCCCTCTGCAAAAAACGTAAATAGctcaataaatatatcaccCACCAAGGGTTCGAGCAGCAAGATCAAGTCTACGCATCCGGAATGGTTAAACTATTCGCATGGTATACCTTCGAAAAGGATGAAGCAGGCCGTCGTTACAGACTTCATATCGCTGTACAAAGATAAACCGAATGACAAATGGGTTAGCCCGGAAAAAGTTACCGATACGGGGAATATTCCTGTTACTGCGACTATTATTCCAACTTCAACACTAGAGACATTTAGTAACAAGACATCAATGGCTTCAGAAGTTATTCAGATGTCCACTTCTGTTAAGCGAATCGAATCTCCTGTTAGGAAAAGACCATTTGTTCAAATTCAtgtgaatttaaaaacaatgatATCTTTATTAAGGAACGATATAAAAGCTGAATCTGAAAGCTCTAATACCTCGCGTAATATGTCTTACAACCTTAGGCCAGTGAAAAGATCTTCTTTATAtgatttttacgatttattgGAGTTTGAAACCTTTGGAAGATCAAGACaatcttttaaaagaaacaagtCCCCCTATATATTTAACCAAAGTAGAGGATCTGCACCTGAAGCCAAGTGTAAAGAATGTGTGGTCCGTTTGGAGAAGTGCGACAAACTCTTGGAGCCTACTAGTTTTGTGTCAAACGAAGACGAAGGcgaaaacgaaaaggaaaacgaaaacgaaaacgaagacgCTTCGAAACAAGCAGTATCGAAAAATGTGAAAGAGGAATTTGGAGGTTTTCGTGAAACAGGTAACTTGCCTTTGAAAGTTGACACGATTGCGCCAAAACGATTcaatgaatttgtaaaatctttCGCTGATAGATCAATCGTACCTCAACAAGAATCGGTTGAgtttaagaagaaatttaagGTCAATcagcagaaaatatttcaatgtcatatttgtaaaaaatcgtTTTCTTTGAAGGAGAACCTGCGCGAGCACATGAAATTGTTCCATGTGATTTACATGTCGAGCATATGTAACGTTCGTTACACGTCCATGAATAAGTTACTAACTCACTATTTACGTCAGCATATTGTGTTTAAACGAAGGGAATGTTGCGTGTGTTATGAAAAGTTTGACACGTCGGTATTGTTGAAGCGGCACATGATTTTGCATTGTTTGAAGACCATAAGATCGAAAAAAGACGTTCCACAGGTTgatgttgaaataaattgcaatacATTCAAGAAACAACACAAATGCGAAGGTTGTCGCAAACGATTTTGGCTATACTCGTGTTTGAAACAACATGAGAATGTATGTCGTCGAATGAAAGTCTTAATACATAAACAACGTGTACCTTGTGTAAACCATTTGTCTCGGTCCTTGAAAGAACCAAGTGACATGGATCTCGGCATAGTACAGTCACCTgatttggaaaaaatgttgGATGTTCCGGGTGGGACGACAAGatctttggaaaattatttggcTCCGAGTACGCTTACTACGGATGATACTTTCTCTTCGTCATTCGATACAGCTGCAAAGAACAAACGGTTACTTAATGGGATTGCATGCGTAAAGGGTTACCAAGCGGACAAGATGAATAGAACAAAGTTTCCTTGCACTACTTGTGGAACACAATTCCgaacatttcaaaatttgtgCATACACGAGCGCACCTATTGCCAAACAGCCACAGAAAAGTGTAACGTTTGTAACACGATGTTTTCCACTAAAAGATTATTACAGCTTCACATGCTTGCTACTCATACGCCTTCGTGCTCGGTGAACTACAAATTCTTTTGTAAGTTCTGTAATCAAGGATTCGTTAAGAAATCGAATCTCCAAATTCACGAACGACACTTGCATATTCCTAGTCTGGTGGTGAATTCCGATTGCGTTTTGAAAGATAAACCAATCTGTAATATATGTCATTTGTTATTCGAATCCTACGAACGTTTTATCGAgcataatatgtattattacaagGGTAATGATTTTTTATGCGCAATATGTGGTAAGTCTTTTCAAGGAATGTACAAGCTTCATCATCACAACAAGTTGGAGCATTATCCGGACGAATCATGGAAATTGTACCCTTACAAATGCAATATTTGTAGCGAAGGCTTCAGCTCCGAATCACATTTCCACGCACATAAGCTACACGTTCATTCGCACGATTTGCGCGCTGACGAGACGCGCGACCGCGATACATCGGATCAGACTTTTCGCATGTGTTCATGA